The following are encoded in a window of Gasterosteus aculeatus chromosome 5, fGasAcu3.hap1.1, whole genome shotgun sequence genomic DNA:
- the LOC120819679 gene encoding phytanoyl-CoA hydroxylase-interacting protein-like, translated as MNGEQLQSRCDGEASASAASGDVDVDPLPVPRLLRISNVTCDSFNIGWDMEGGGREGITHYFIDLNKKENKSCNKFKHKDVPTKLVAKAVPLPMTVRGHWFLSPRTEYTVSAQTAAKRLDGDYAVSRWSEIVEFCTADYSTLQLNQLLQKAEAIAGRMLPFTVFYRNHQKDYFYQASTSYRSRDAQCRRMLPAVKDHSGSHGSPISGTLEGVFFSCNTEFNTGKPPQDSPYGPYRFQIGADLLFDQNTNVYFGDFYCMYTSYHYVVLVLAPEGSSGNAFCKGRLPALHPSDNHFLRRVEGADGSLSFLHAQDVLLEVVYTDPVNLSSGAVEPIGGQQLTSQSTVNAKKDPSCKVCNISVGR; from the exons GCGATGGGGAAG CCTCAGCGTCCGCAGCCAGCGGCGATGTGGACGTGGACCCCCTGCCGGTTCCTCGGCTCCTCCGGATCAGCAACGTCACCTGTGATTCGTTCAACATCGGCTGggacatggagggggggggccgaGAGGGGATCACCCACTACTTCATTGACCTCAACAAGAAGGAGAACAAGAGCTGCAACAAGTTCAAACACAAG GACGTGCCGACGAAGCTGGTGGCGAAGGCGGTCCCCCTGCCGATGACTGTGAGAGGCCATTGGTTCCTGAGTCCTCGCACGGAATACACCGTCTCCGCCCAGACGGCCGCCAAGCGGCTGGACGGGGACTACGCCGTCTCTCGGTGGAGCGAGATTGTGGAGTTCTGCACCGCAG ATTACTCCACCCTGCAGCtcaaccagctgctgcagaaggCGGAGGCCATCGCCGGCCGCATGCTGCCGTTTACCGTCTTCTACAGAAACCATCAGAAGGACTACTTCTACcaggccag CACGTCCTACCGCTCCAGGGACGCTCAGTGCCGCCGCATGCTGCCGGCGGTCAAAGACCACAGCGGCAGCCACGGCTCGCCCATCAGCGGGACCCTGGAGGGGGTCTTCTTCAGCTGCAACACGGAGTTCAACACGGGGAAGCCTCCCCAGGACTCGCCGTACGGACCCTACCGCTTCCAG ATCGGAGCAGACCTCCTTTTCGACCAGAACACCAACGTCTACTTTGGTGATTTCTACTGCATGTACACGTCCTACCACTACGTGGTCCTGGTCCTGGCCCCCGAGGGCTCCTCTGGAAACGCCTTCTGCAAGGGCCGACTTCCGGCGCTTCACCCATCCGACAACCACTTCCTGAGGCGCGTGGAGGGGGCTGACGGCTCGCTGTCCTTCCTCCATGCCCAGGACGTCCTACTGGAGGTGGTCTACACGGATCCGGTGAACCTGTCCTCGGGGGCAGTGGAGCCGATCGGTGGGCAGCAGCTCACCAGTCAGTCCACCGTCAACGCCAAGAAGGACCCCAGCTGCAAGGTGTGCAACATCAGCGTGGGCCGCTAA